In the genome of Dioscorea cayenensis subsp. rotundata cultivar TDr96_F1 chromosome 1, TDr96_F1_v2_PseudoChromosome.rev07_lg8_w22 25.fasta, whole genome shotgun sequence, one region contains:
- the LOC120273471 gene encoding protein DJ-1 homolog D-like codes for MAKVSTAQRSVLMLLGDYAEDYEVMVPFQALQAFGVAVDAVCPGKASGEVCRTAIQQLEPYYQTYTEYQGHNFVLNATFDEINAKDYDGLLIPGGRAPEYLAMDEKVLSLVREFMEAKKPIIAVCHGQLILAAAGVVGGRKCTAYPAVKSALVAAGAHWVEHTTLPRFVVDGNLITAVSYMDHPWLIRSFVHALGGSISGADKKILFLCGDFMEDYEVMVPF; via the exons ATGGCGAAGGTTTCAACAGCTCAGAGATCCGTCCTCATGCTCTTGGGGGACTATGCCGAGGACTATGAG GTAATGGTTCCCTTCCAAGCTCTGCAAGCCTTCGGGGTCGCCGTCGATGCTGTATGCCCTGGAAAAGCCTCCGGCGAGGTCTGCCGCACCGCCATCCAACAGCTCGAGCCCTATTACCAG ACGTATACGGAGTACCAGGGGCATAATTTTGTACTGAATGCGACCTTTGATGAGATCAATGCTAAGGATTATGATGGATTGCTTATCCCCGGAGGTCGCGCCCCGGAGTATCTTGCCATGGATGAGAAGGTTCTGAGCTTGGTGCGTGAGTTTATGGAGGCGAAGAAGCCGATCATAGCCGTTTGTCATGGCCAGTTGATCTTGGCGGCCGCTGGGGTGGTGGGAGGCCGGAAATGCACTGCCTATCCGGCTGTGAAGTCGGCCTTGGTTGCTGCGGGGGCTCACTGGGTGGAGCATACGACGCTGCCTAGGTTTGTTGTTGATGGGAATCTCATCACAGCCGTGTCGTACATGGATCATCCTTGGCTCATTCGATCCTTTGTCCACGCTCTTGGGGGCTCTATATCTGGCGCTGATAAGAAGATATTATTCCTCTGTGGG GATTTCATGGAGGATTATGAAGTCATGGTACCATTTTAG